In Pyrus communis chromosome 15, drPyrComm1.1, whole genome shotgun sequence, the genomic stretch TCCTTCTTCCGACTCCATCAACTCCCTCACTCTCCTCTCCAATTCCTCCCCGCTCACAAACCCATTTTCCTCATCTTTCTGCTCCACCGCAATCGCCATTTCCATGTCCGTCACCAGAACATTCCTGTTCATATGCTGCTCCGCGTACAGCGGCCAAGCAATCATCGGCACCCCGGCAACAACTGCTTCCAGCACCGAGTTCCATCCGCAATGCGTCACGAACCCACCAACCGATTCCTTCTTCAACACCGCCACCTGCGGCGCCCATGACTTCACTACCATCCCCCTGTCTTTGGTCCTCTCCAAGAACCCTTCTGGCAACACAACCTCCAAATCAAAGTCGTCAACTCCGAGGACCTGCTTTATTTTCTCATCAACCAGCGGCTTCTTCACCACCCACAGGAACCTCTGCCCACTCGCCTCCAACCCTTTCGCTATCTCCTTCACCTGAATTGCAGGGAATGATCCCCTGCTTCCGAAACAGAGAAATACAACGCTTTGACTTGGCTGCTTATCGAGCCAGGACAAGCAGTCCTCCTCCGCCGCATCTGCATCATTACCCCATTCTTTTTCATCGTCAATCAATGGTCCAACGTAGTACACAGGCGGAGTTGGCCCATCAGGAACACACAGGCCTTCAGCAATGGCATGGAGGACGTCAGGTGGCTCGAGCTGTTCGAACGTGTTGACGATGATTCCGTTGGATTTGGGAAGGTGTGAGCAAAAGGAGAGCACGTCCCAATAACCAGGATCATCTCGGTCGAGCACCGGTTCCATCATGTATATAGCCTTCAGGGGAGATTTCCGTCCGGGCAATTTCAAAACGATGTCGGTGAGATCCTTGAAACTCTGGGTGTTTTGTTCATGGATCTTAGGAAAATACAAAAAAGCAGCCAGAGCTGCGGCACCGGATGCGTAGAAGTAGTATGTGGGGATGTCGAATTCTTTGGCAATGGTCAGCGCGGAGGTGCAGAAGATGTCAATGATGAAGGCGCGAACGACGGCGGATTTGGAGACGTCTTGGAGGGCACGGCGGACGTGGGGATCGTTCTGGCGGATGAAGTCGGTCATGATTGCGAAGCCGCTGATGTTTTGGGTAATTTTATTGGCGACGCGAGGGAACTGGCGGAAGGAAATGGGAGGGTGGGAGTGGGAGATGCGGCGGATGTAGGCGGGGATGCTAGGTGTGTCGAGGAAGCTGCCGCACGTGTAGAGAATGGTGATGGAGAATTTGTGGGGGCCGTAGCGGTTAAGGATGAGCTTGCCCAGCTCCACCATGGAGATGATGTGACCCATTCCTGGAGCTGCGTACAGCACTATGGCGTCTCCcatggctgctgctgctgccggTTTGTTTGCGTTTTGGTGTTTCTGCGCTGTGTTCCCTGATGcaattatttgatttgatttgagaaGATAAATTCAATTGAATAAAAGTTGGTAATTCCGGGGTGCTCTCATCCAACGACCCTTGACGCCCCGGATAGTGACTTCTGCTAAATCTCTCTTCCGGCTAAAGTAATTGCACCAAATAAAGATAAAGAGAGGAACTGCACTACCTCACCCCACCCAACCCAACCAAACCAACTTTTTAGAAGAAAATCGAAGTAATCATAACCGAAGGGAAATCGGAAGTGGACCATGATTTGTTTGCCTTTTGCTGTTTTTTTCAATATAGTCATGAACAATAATGTATACATCGTGACAGAATGAAATGTCTAAATTATCCACATAACATCACAATACTATATTGAgattaaaaacattaaaaaatatccAATAGTTGAAGAATTCCTTGTTCATCAAAGGTGACCAAGAGAACATTTATGTATAAAACTTTATGTCTTTACAAATTGTTAACCCTACAATTTGTAAaacgaatgaggatcctcttcagatcctctttgtgaggattctcgTGTccattcatcatatatcgtgcggtcagtttttgtcagatactattctatttaattttaaataaaagtatttaaaataatttctgaccgcacgatgtgcAATGAACGTACACGATTTGAGAATTCCTAAAATCTTCGTTCTTGTAAAACTATCTTAAAACATTGCACAAAGAACAGAAACCAGAAGATATTTTGTGTATATGAATTTTGTCTAAACTTTGCATGTGTTTTGCTAAACTAAGCGGACGGCAGCTTACAATTGTTCGATGTGGTGCTTCTGTCGATTTTCCTTGTAGCAAACTAATATTGTCAATATGTTAGACGAGGCAGTGGAGTCTTGTCAACTTTGAAACAATCAAGGACTTATGACTTCTCACCAATTAAGTAAAGATAAAAGAGAGGACCTACACTGCCCCACCCCACCCAACCCAACCAAACCAACTTTTTAGAAGAAAATCGGAAGTGGACCATGATTTGTTTGTCTTTtgctgttttgttttttttaaatatagtcATGAACAATAATGTATACATCGTGATATAATGAAATGTCTAAATTATCCATATAACATCACAATACTACATTGAgattaaaaacattaaaaaatatccAATAGTTGATTTCTAATCAAAGAGAGTGATCAGGAATTCCGTGTTAATCAAAGGTGACCAAGAGAACATTTATGTATAAAACTTTGTCTTTACGAATACTTAACCCTACAATTTGTAaaatgaatgaggatcctcgtgttcattcatcgtacatcgtgcggtgagttttcgtcaaatactattcagatttaattttaaataaaaatatttaaaataatttctgaccgcatgatgtacgatgaacgtaCACGATTTGAAAATCCCTAAGATCCTCATTCTTGTAAAACTATCTTAAAACATTGCACAAAGAATAGAAACCAGAAGATATTTTGTGTATATGAATTTTGTCTAAACTTTGCATGTGTTTTGCGAAACTAAGCAGACAGCAGCTTACAATTGTTCGATGTGGTGCTTCTGTCGATTTTCCTTGTAGCAAACTAATATTGTCAACATCTTTGATGAGGCAGTGGAGTATGTCAAGTTTCTTCAGAAGAATATTCAGGTATTAATACGTTGACCTTCTTAAGAAACTTTGTCATTACGTATTATACCTCATTACCTCTAATGAGACACTTGGGAAAGATTTGAAGGGAAAAAGTTTGCATTAGCTGTTCCTGTCCTGCTCCCTCTTTTGAATAAGATGTTATGTCTGTCTGCTGTGCAATTGAAGGGAAGTTACGTACTAAAAACTTCGAAACATGGCAGGAACTTTTGGAGCATCAGCGTAGGTGCAAATGCATAGCTAAAGAATGACCATATGGAACTTTCGGCTCATAGCAGTGGTATGTTGATAATCGTTTCTAAGAGACGTATACCTGGATATTTATTCATCTATCATGTTTACTATCATGTATCTGGATATTTACTATCGAGTGAATTGTGATTTCATGTTGGTTGCGACCTATATTGCATAGAAATTGATACACGAGACACGACACGACAAATCTCAAAAAATAAGGACACGGATGTTAGACACagcaattaaaatataataaatattaaaacaatacTTCAAATTCATAATACAACAATGTACTTGTGTTCATCAACTTCATTTACATACATAATAATTAATACAACCCAAGATTCAAGTATCATACAAatacaatttttcttaattttatttttatgtttatgctaaaaagatcaaatttttagacAATATTTTGTAACCACATAATGTAGTGTTTAATGGTTGAACTTCTTCTTTATATCCTTAAAAAAGGAATTCAACCATCAAATTGCCACATCATGTGATATACAAAAAATGATCTAAAAATTTTATCTTCCTAACATTTGCTTATTTTTCACCAAAATCCAAATGCAAATGCAAGTCCAgaacttgtttaattatgtAATGCTATTAACAAAGTTAACGAAGTTTCTCGAGGACGaaccattctctcccaaagcAACCACAACCATCTCCCCAATTTTCTTGCTCCTCTCTTTAAGCACTCTCCCTTCTTCCTAATAACTAAACTAAACAGCTAAAAGAAATCTGAGAAAGATGAAATTCAAGAAAGCTAAGAGAAGTaaagctagagagagaaagaagtaaAGCAACGGAAGAGAAATGTCTAACTGTATTGAATGAATCATAATCGTTTCTCAACAGCCTTTATAACACTacatttctaactaatttgcaTAGGTGGCAATCCTCTACATCTCTCCTTATTACATTCTAACTAATCAATAACTGCCACTTGTACATCAATTACCCTTTAGTTATTACCCCCCTCAATCGCAGCTGGGGGGACCAAGGCTGAGACTGATGTAGTGCTTAATGAAGACAGGACTGTGCAATCCTTTAGTGAGAACATCAGCAACTTGATTATCTGTGGACACATAATGAACAACAACATCCTCTTTTGCGCCCGTTCGCGAATGAAATGATAATCAGTATCAAGGTGTTTGATTCTGGAATGAAACACCGGATTGGTGTTGAGTGCCAATGCTGAGAGATTATCACAGTACAAGTCAGGAGCAGCAGGTAAGAACTGATTGAGATCTTTCATTAATGACCTTATCCAACATATATCAGATGCACAATTGGCCAGAGCTTTGAATTCAGCTTCTGTTGAGCTTCGAGACACAGAAGATTGCTTCTTCAATTGCCATGAAATGGGGTTAGATCCCTGAAACACTACATATGTGGTGATTGACCATCTTGTGTTGGTATCAGAAACCCAAGCAGCATCTGAATATGCTGAAATATAAATATCAGCATCTGAACTATATGTAATTCCACATTGCAGTATCCCTTGAAGATATCTAAGTATCCTTTTTACTAAGAACATATGTGCATCAGTTGGATTTGTCATATATTGACAGATAACGTTTACAGAGTGAGCAATATCAGGCCTAGTAAAGGTCAAATATTGAAGAGCTCCAACAATGATTCTGTAAAGGCTAGGATTAGTTAAGGGTTGACCCTCAGACATGAGTAACTGAGTATGAGGCTTTAAAGGTGTTGGTGCAGGCCTACAATTCTCCATTCCTGCCTTTTTTATAAGCTTTTTGGCATATTTAGACTGACTAATAAACACATCCTCATTGCTTTTGTACTGAATGTGCATTCCCAAGAAGTAAGTCAATTTTCCCATGTCTTTTAAATCGAATATCTCACTAAGTGCAGTAATCACATCTTGGACTTTAGAGACATTGAAGCCTGTCATAataatatcatctacatataaaagTAGAATGATAATATCTTTGTCATCTGCCTTAATAAAAAGACTTGTATCTGACTGAGATACAGTGAATCTCAGAAATGGTAGCACACCTGTGAACTTAGAATTCTAGGCTCTTAGAGCCTATTTGAGGCCATATAGTGATTTGACCAATTTGCAGACATGAATTGGAGCTTGGGATCCACAAAACCCTGTGGTTGCTTCATGTATATTTCTTCCTGCAACTCACCATGCAAAAATGCATTCTTTATGTCCAGTTATCTAAGTTCCCGCTTGTAACTTGTAGCAAGGGCAAGGATTAGCCTTACTGTAGTATGATGGACCACCGGACTAAATGTCTCTGAATAATCCAAACCATGCTCCTGTGTGAATCCTTGAGCTACCAGACGAGCCTTATATCTAGCTATACTCCTATcaagatttttcttcaatttgtacACCCATTTGCTCCCAATTATATTTCTATCATGAGGATAAAGTACAAGGACCCAAGTTCCTTGTCCTTTAagagcatcaaattcatcttgcATGGCATTTTGCCATTTCAGATTTGTAGCTACTACCTTAAAACTTTTATGTTCTTCAGGATCAACAATTTTAGCCACAAAAGAAAACCCACTATAGCACAGAGAATTATCATCATGTGTTAAAGATTGTAATTCAGGTAAACTAGCATAAAAAGCTGCATAATCTTTTCTCTCAATAGCTCCAGTTTGAAGTTTTGTTTGCATAGAATGAGTTCGAGAAGCATTAATAGGATCAGAGTTGGGAGATTGATTCCCATCATTCACAGAGATAGTAAGTAGTACCTGAAGTTGTGCTGGATCTAGGACAGGTAACAAGGGTTGATTGAGATATTGTACAAGAGTAGATTGTGATACCAATGACTCAGATTCCTGTGTTTCAGATCCCGGTGTTTATAATGCAGACTGTGATGAATACTCTGTATGATTAGTGGAAGCAGTCCCATCAATATCTTGCTGCAATGAAGTATTCTCATAAATGGATTGAACATGCTCACTGAATCTTCTGTCTTGTTCATTTGGAACCCTTAGTTGAACTATGATTAGAGAAGAAAGACCTGAATGTTGCACAAAATCACTACTTGATAATACTACAGGTCTACATTTTGCAGGAAACACAGACTCATCATGCAGAACATGTTTAGACAAAATCAATTTCTTAGTCTGCAAGTTATAACATATAACACCCTTATAACCTGCAGCATAACCCAAGAATACGCACATTGAAGTCGTTGCTTGAAATATACTGTCATTATAATGTCTCAAATATGGAAACACAGCTGAACCATATACTTTCAGATCTTGCAATGATGGATGTTTATCATATAAACAGAAGTAAGGTGAATTCATCTGTAATGACTTAAAAGCCATCATGTTGATCAAATATACAGCATGTACACATGACAAAGACCAGAATTCTTATGACAACCCAGCAATATTCATCCAGGTTATTGCTGTTTCAACTATATGCCTATGTCTTCTTTCAACTaacccattttgttgtggagtgtaAGGACATGAAATCTCATGAACCATTCCTTTTGACTGCATAAACTCCATGAATGTATTACTGACAAATTCTCCACCCCTATCTgattttaaacttttaatttgTACTCCAAATTGAACTTCAACAAACTTGTAAAGCTtgacaaatattgaaaataCTTCTGATTTATTATAAAGTGGGAAAATCCATATGTATCTTGtacaatcatcaacaaatacAACATAGAATCAATACCCTCCAATAGACTTGACTGAGGAAGGTCTCCACACATCCGAGTGAATTCTATCAAAAGGTAAGATACATCGAGAAAACTCATTAGAGAAAGGTTTTCTAGTAATTTTCCCATGAATACAATCATTACACATTGTATGTTTATTATCTATGGATACTAGAATATGAGACTTAGCTAACATAATTGCCAACACTTCATTTGTAGGATGCCCTAGCCTTTGGTGCCACAAAGAAAACTTTATCAACTGTCCAATGAAAGCACTTGGAACTATCCAAGATGACACAGGAATATGAAACAACTCTTGTGGTCTACTCCTTCCTTTGTACAAGATCTCCCTTGTCACCTTGTCATGCACAAAGAAATTTAGGTCATCACAAATAAACCAACACCTATTATCTTTACACAACTGCTTCACAAACATTAAATTCACAGCAAGAGATGGAACATGCAACACATTTGTCATGATAGAGTGAGAATGTGTTATAACAATTACAAATCCAATATTCTTAATCGGCATACCTTGACCATTGCCAATCTTTATTTGCTCAAAACCTTCAAAAAGAGAAACTTGATTCAAACTAGCAAGATCAAATGTCATATGATGTGATGCTCCTATATCCATAATCCAAGTAGTAGCATTAGAGTATAATGGTGAACCTTGAGCAACCATTCCTTGTATTGTAGGGTGGACTTCATATGATAGATCAGGTATAAGCATATGTTGTTGAAGCATAGAATATGCATATGGATTCAGTTGATAAGAGTAATGAGCAGCAAAGTTTTGAGGTTGTTGAATAAAACCCTGTGGCTGAGAAACCACTTGAGATTGACCAGGAAATGAAGTAAGAGAAGTAggaggtccaaagggttaataAGAGTAATTCCCCCTATGGTAACATTCAAGCGCACTATGCCCCTTCTTACCATAGATTTGACACTCAATGGTAAAGTGTGGTGAAGTATTTTGAGCATTTCTGTAAAAGCATGTGGGAGCAGTGTGTCCCCTTCTTTGACAAATTTGACACTCCAAATACAAAGTTGTTCTTGACTTTGTATTTCAAGTCCAGCCACTATTATTTCTATAACTAAACCCTTTTCCTTTGAACCCTAGCTTGTAATTATTGTTTCCCCTTGATTGTCCACCATTGTAGAACCTTTGTTGAGCCCCATTATAATGTGATGAAGGTTAATGTTGCCTTGAATTATCCTGTGAATGATCCATATTACCAACAAAACCAACACTTGAACCAAGAGAATTATGGTCTGGAAAATAACTAAGTTGACCTATTTGAGGCTGTGGAAGAAATGACATTTGGTGTGGCAATGGAGTAGAGGTGATAGCACCTCATGTACTTGATGGCTTACTCACAAAAGAGTTTGAACTAGATGCCCCATTGTTGTACAAAGAAGAACTCGCACCACCATCATTTCCCTGCATATACAAGGCAGCCATATTTTGAGCTAGTGAATTCATCACCACATCATTTTCCCTTTCATCCCCAATTAATAATGCTCTAAATTCTTTCATAGTGACATTAGAATCTTTTGCAAGTATAACTGTCTTGATAGTGGCATATTCGTTTGGTAACCCAGCAAGGGCTGTAATCATCACACCATTATCTGAAATATACTCCCCTAGAGCCTTCAACTGATCCTTTATGGACTTGATTCTCAACAGCTATTTATCCATTGAATCACCACCTTTCTGCACTATATGCAGTTCAGTTTTCAAATGATTAACCCCTGTCTGAGAAACCGATGCATATATTTCTTCAAGATTTGTCCAAGCTTCTGCAGCAGTCTTACACCCAATAACATGTTCAATAGTATCATCAGTCAATGTTTCTATTAACAGACTcaacaatgacaaatctatTGTTTCCCAGTCTTGAAAAGCAGCAATTAATTCTTTTGTAACTCCAATTTCTGCACTTACTACAAATTTCGATGGACAAACCATAGACCCATCAAAATGATCAAACAATTTATACCCTTTTAACACTGACTTGAATTGAAAACACCACTTGGTATAATTGTGCTCACCAAGTTTGATAGTCAACATACCTAACAGACTCTCAATTTTCATAGATGAAGAAGACATATCTAATAACCTTCAAGAATCAATCTTTAGACAATATcttgaaaaagaatgaaaattctGTCAAATTCTACAAGCAGTAGATTTCTTGAATCAATGGCATTGGCCTTCAGATTCTTACTTAACACCGAGTAATGGCATTGGCCTTTTCAAAATACTCGGTGCAAAAACAACTATGTAATAATGGCTTTGGCCTTCACAACTTCATAGACAATATATTATCCTTGCAAATCAAACAATACTATTGAACACAAATCGCCCAAAAGAATTTCAAGAAAAAGCAATCTTCAGAGATACTGTAAACATAGAACCTGAAATTTCTGCAAAGCTTCTCAAATCGCCAAGAGAAATCCCTCAATTTGCCAAGAGAAATCCCTAAATCACCAAGAAAAACTCCCAATTCTTCAAGCAAGCTCGCCGAAATTGCACCTCGAAATCTCCCAATTCACCTGAAACTGAAGAGAATAATCAAACTTCGATGGGCAACGACACTACCCACACACGATcactggctctgataccatgataactAAACTAAACAGCTAAAAGAAATCTGAGAAAGATGATATTCAAGAAAGCTAAGAGAAGTCAAgctagagaaagaaagaagtaaAGCAACGGAAGAGAAATGTCTAACTGTATTGAATGAACCATAATCGTTTCTCAACAACCTTTATAACACTacatttctaactaatttgcaTAGGTGACAATCCTCTACATCTCTCCTTATTACATTCTAACTAATCAACAACCGCCACATGTACATCAACTACCTTTCAACTATTACTTCCAACCCCATCAACTCCCTCACTCTCCTCTCCAATTCTTCCCCCTCTCACAAACCCATCTTCCTTATCTCTCTGTTCCACCGCAATCGTCATTTCCATGTCTGTCACCAGAACATTCCTGTTTAAATGCTGCTTCACGTACAGCGGCTAAGCAATCATCGACACCCCCGCAACCACTGCTTCTAGCACCGAGTTCCATCCGCAATGTGTCAGGAACCCACCAACCGATTTCTTTTTCAAACTGCCACCTGGGGCGCCCATGACTTCACTATCATCCCCCTGTCTTTGGTCCTCTCCATGAACCCATCAGGTAATATACCTTCTAGATCACAGTCGTCAACTCCAAAGACCTGCTTTGTTTTCTCATGAACCGGCGGCTTCTTCACCACCCATAGGAACTTCTACCCACTTACCTCCAACCTTCAATTGAATTGCAGGCAACGATCCCCTGCTTCTAAAACAGAGAAATACTACACTTCGACTTGGCTGCTTATTAGGCCAGGACAAGCAATCCTCCTCATCTGCCATATCTGCAACATTTCCCGATTCTTTTTCATTATCAATCAATGGTACAACTTAGTTCACAGGCAGAGTTGGCCCATCACGAACACACAGGCCTTCAGTAATGGCATGGAGGACGGCAGGTGGCTCGAGCTCTTCGAACGTGTTGACGATGATTCCGTTGAATTTGGAAAGATATGAGCAACAGGAGAACATGTCTCAATAAGCAGGGTCATCTCGGTCGAGCACCGATTCCATCATGTATATATCCTTCACAAGAGATTTCCGTCCGGGGAATTTGAAAACGATGTGAGTGAGGTCCTTGAAACTCTGGGTGGTTTGTTCATGGATCTTAGGAAAATATAACAAAGCAGCCAGAGCTACGGCAACCGAAGGGCAGAAGTAGTATATGAGGATGTCGAATTCCTTGGCAATGGTCAGCGTAGAGGTGCAGAAGATGTCGATGACGAAGGCACGAACGACGACAGATTTGGAGACGTCTTGGAGAGCACGACGGACGTGAGGATCATTTTAGCGGATAAAGTCGCTCATGATTGCGAAGCCATTGATGTTTTGGGTAATTTTATTGGTAACACGAGGGAAGTGGCGGAAGGAAATGGGAGGGTGGCAGTGGGAGATACGTCGAATATAGGCGAGGATGCTAGGGGTGTCAATGAAGCTGCCGCAGGTGTAGAGAATGGTGATGGAGAATTTGTGAGACCCGTATTGCTGGAGAATGAGTTTGCTCATCTCTACCATAGAGATGATGTGCCCCATTCCTAGAGCTATGTACAGTACTATGACGTTTCCTATGGCGGCGGCTGCTAATTTGTTTGTGGTTTGCTGTTTGTGTGATGTGCTTCTGGTGcaattatttgatttgatttgagaagaaaaactccACTGAATAAAAGTTGGTAATTCGCGCGTCTCCTCTCATCAAACCTGAACTACCCCAACCCAACCAATTTTTTAGAATAAAAGCAAAACTCAATAAAATAGAAG encodes the following:
- the LOC137718001 gene encoding UDP-glycosyltransferase 88F4-like; translated protein: MGDAIVLYAAPGMGHIISMVELGKLILNRYGPHKFSITILYTCGSFLDTPSIPAYIRRISHSHPPISFRQFPRVANKITQNISGFAIMTDFIRQNDPHVRRALQDVSKSAVVRAFIIDIFCTSALTIAKEFDIPTYYFYASGAAALAAFLYFPKIHEQNTQSFKDLTDIVLKLPGRKSPLKAIYMMEPVLDRDDPGYWDVLSFCSHLPKSNGIIVNTFEQLEPPDVLHAIAEGLCVPDGPTPPVYYVGPLIDDEKEWGNDADAAEEDCLSWLDKQPSQSVVFLCFGSRGSFPAIQVKEIAKGLEASGQRFLWVVKKPLVDEKIKQVLGVDDFDLEVVLPEGFLERTKDRGMVVKSWAPQVAVLKKESVGGFVTHCGWNSVLEAVVAGVPMIAWPLYAEQHMNRNVLVTDMEMAIAVEQKDEENGFVSGEELERRVRELMESEEGRVLRERSKKIGVVAVAALGENGSSTRNMDNFVNSIT